A single window of Streptomyces griseoviridis DNA harbors:
- a CDS encoding nucleotide pyrophosphatase/phosphodiesterase family protein, protein MSTPAAEPRPTPLLVLDVVGLTPRLLDHMPHLKRLAGAGSRAALGTVLPAVTCAAQSTFLTGTHPSEHGIVGNGWYFRELGDVLLWRQHNGLVAGDKLWDAARRAHPGYTVANICWWYAMGADTDLTVTPRPVYYADGRKEPDCYTRPPELHDELTELLGTFPLFHFWGPGADLVSSRWIIDATRHILRTRHPDLALCYLPHLDYDLQRFGPDDPRSLRAATDLDTAVAPLLDDARAEGRTVVVLSEYGITRVDRPVDINRALRRAGLLEVHTQDGMEYLDPMASRAFAVADHQIAHVYVRRPEDVDAVRAVLAELPGVERLLDDEGKKAHHLDHPRAGELVAVAEPDAWFTYYYWLDDSRAPDFAQLVEIHRKPGYDPVELFMDPLDPYVKVKAAGALARKRLGMRYRMAVVPLDPSPIRGSHGRLPASDDDGPLLICSTPRAVGDRLAATDVKSLLLQLAGLS, encoded by the coding sequence ATGAGCACCCCTGCCGCCGAGCCGCGGCCCACCCCGCTCCTCGTCCTCGACGTCGTCGGCCTCACCCCCCGTCTCCTCGACCACATGCCCCATCTCAAGCGGCTCGCGGGGGCCGGCTCGCGCGCCGCCCTCGGTACCGTCCTGCCCGCTGTCACCTGCGCCGCCCAGTCCACCTTCCTCACCGGCACCCACCCGTCCGAGCACGGCATCGTCGGCAACGGCTGGTACTTCCGCGAGCTGGGCGACGTCCTCCTGTGGCGCCAGCACAACGGCCTCGTCGCCGGCGACAAGCTCTGGGACGCCGCCCGCCGCGCCCACCCCGGCTACACCGTCGCCAACATCTGCTGGTGGTACGCGATGGGCGCCGACACCGACCTCACCGTCACCCCCCGTCCCGTCTACTACGCCGACGGCCGCAAGGAACCCGACTGCTACACCCGGCCCCCCGAGCTGCACGACGAACTCACCGAACTGCTCGGCACCTTCCCGCTGTTCCACTTCTGGGGACCCGGCGCCGACCTGGTCTCCAGCCGGTGGATCATCGACGCGACCCGGCACATCCTGCGCACCCGCCACCCGGACCTGGCGCTCTGCTACCTCCCTCACCTCGACTACGACCTCCAGCGCTTCGGCCCGGACGACCCGCGCTCCCTGCGGGCGGCCACCGACCTGGACACGGCCGTCGCCCCGCTCCTCGACGACGCCCGAGCCGAGGGCCGTACCGTCGTCGTCCTCTCCGAGTACGGCATCACCCGCGTGGACCGGCCCGTCGACATCAACCGGGCCCTGCGCCGCGCCGGACTCCTCGAGGTCCACACCCAGGACGGCATGGAGTACCTGGACCCGATGGCCTCCCGCGCCTTCGCGGTCGCCGACCACCAGATCGCCCATGTGTATGTGCGCAGACCCGAGGACGTCGACGCCGTGCGAGCCGTCCTCGCCGAGCTGCCCGGGGTCGAGCGACTCCTCGACGACGAGGGCAAGAAGGCCCATCACCTCGACCACCCGCGAGCCGGCGAACTCGTCGCCGTCGCGGAACCCGACGCCTGGTTCACGTACTACTACTGGCTCGACGACAGCCGTGCGCCCGACTTCGCGCAGCTCGTCGAGATCCACCGCAAACCCGGCTACGACCCGGTCGAACTGTTCATGGACCCGCTCGACCCGTACGTCAAGGTCAAGGCGGCCGGCGCGCTGGCCCGCAAGCGACTCGGCATGCGCTACCGGATGGCGGTCGTGCCGCTCGACCCGTCACCTATTCGAGGCAGCCACGGCCGCCTTCCGGCGAGCGACGACGACGGTCCGCTCCTCATCTGCTCCACCCCCCGTGCTGTCGGCGACCGCCTCGCGGCCACCGACGTCAAGTCGCTCCTGCTCCAACTGGCCGGTCTCTCCTGA
- a CDS encoding sugar phosphate isomerase/epimerase family protein, with the protein MSRISHSDPELTHRLTRRGMLGVAAGGTAAALLGAAATPAAASPSSASRAPAEPATSAAGHGHGRGRALLPPGRLGVQLYSLRDKVSTLGFAAVFAELERYGYDEVEFAGYTQGSAGAITLAQLRRLARDHGLTPIGSHVGYYANDPNAYTFAENLTKVLDDAQALGLKHIGTASGPFRYGDTVDAWKRAAADFNRYGAAARARGMKFYQHNHSDEFGFASDNPKVRLYDVLLAETDPDLVFLEMDIFWAYAGQFRFSTRPDGRPAPFDPLAYVLRQPHRYPLFHVKDGVSDPQNQFGYRMVDVGDGDIDYQKFLSAVTRLRGERLAHHWQTEHDQPTDSLRFARRSSAYLHSLREKC; encoded by the coding sequence ATGAGCCGCATTTCGCACTCCGACCCCGAACTCACCCACCGCCTGACCAGACGGGGCATGCTGGGCGTCGCCGCGGGCGGCACCGCGGCCGCGCTGCTGGGCGCCGCGGCCACCCCCGCCGCCGCGTCCCCGTCCTCCGCGTCCCGCGCCCCCGCGGAACCCGCCACCTCCGCCGCCGGGCACGGTCACGGCCGGGGCCGCGCCCTGCTGCCCCCCGGCCGGCTCGGGGTGCAGCTGTACAGCCTGCGCGACAAGGTCTCCACGCTCGGCTTCGCCGCCGTCTTCGCGGAGTTGGAGCGGTACGGCTACGACGAGGTCGAGTTCGCCGGATACACCCAGGGCTCCGCGGGGGCCATCACCCTGGCCCAGCTGCGCCGGCTGGCCCGGGACCACGGCCTCACCCCGATCGGCAGCCACGTCGGCTACTACGCGAACGACCCGAACGCCTACACCTTCGCCGAGAACCTCACCAAGGTCCTCGACGACGCCCAGGCCCTCGGCCTCAAGCACATCGGCACCGCCTCGGGCCCGTTCCGCTACGGCGACACCGTGGACGCCTGGAAGCGCGCCGCCGCCGACTTCAACAGGTACGGCGCGGCGGCGCGGGCGCGCGGCATGAAGTTCTACCAGCACAACCACTCCGACGAGTTCGGCTTCGCCAGCGACAACCCCAAGGTCAGGCTCTACGACGTCCTGCTCGCCGAGACCGACCCCGACCTGGTGTTCCTGGAGATGGACATCTTCTGGGCGTACGCGGGCCAGTTCCGTTTCTCCACCCGGCCCGACGGCAGGCCCGCGCCGTTCGATCCGCTCGCCTACGTCCTGCGGCAGCCGCACCGCTACCCCCTCTTCCATGTCAAGGACGGCGTCAGTGACCCGCAGAACCAGTTCGGCTACCGGATGGTCGACGTCGGCGACGGCGACATCGACTACCAGAAGTTCCTGTCCGCGGTGACCCGGCTGCGCGGCGAGCGCCTCGCCCACCACTGGCAGACCGAGCACGACCAGCCCACCGACTCCCTCCGCTTCGCCCGCCGCTCCAGCGCCTATCTGCACTCCCTGCGCGAGAAGTGCTGA
- a CDS encoding OFA family MFS transporter, which translates to MSAEPTAAGTSSAEPDVAHRPYREVTDTRGRVYRVGESDRDILGHSRKIMVYLPWLAMMAISVFEYAYGSAEDTLSHAHGWTQSNTFWILSVWVFFQAGIAFPAGWLREKGVLTARRAMFTGSAMCLVGFFALSHLSNVWLAVLGFGVIGGIGAGLIYATCINMVGKWFPERRGARTGFVNGGFAYGSLPFIFIFNYAFDTANYHRVLDLIGCYILIVVFGCAFFFKDPPKNWWPADIDPLTFAGDAKNAASLAKNPPAVRQYTPKEAVRTGMLPLMWVAIVMTAGVSIFGISFQVDYAKEVGFGPLVAASSMGVMAVINGVGRGVVGWLSDKWGRKSTLVFVIVVLGLSQFGVILAGEVRSEWLFLVFAFLSGFGGGAFYPMFAALTPDYFGENYNASNYGLVYSGKLISGLFGGGLGSMVVAAWGYNGAYALAGGVSMVAAGIALLLRQPGRGGEVTAVARPRTSG; encoded by the coding sequence ATGTCCGCGGAACCCACCGCAGCAGGCACGTCGTCGGCAGAACCCGACGTAGCCCACCGTCCCTACCGTGAAGTGACCGACACCCGAGGCCGCGTGTACCGCGTCGGCGAGAGCGACCGGGACATCCTCGGCCACTCCCGCAAGATCATGGTGTACCTGCCGTGGCTCGCCATGATGGCGATCAGTGTCTTCGAGTACGCGTACGGCTCGGCGGAGGACACCCTGTCCCACGCGCACGGCTGGACGCAGAGCAACACCTTCTGGATCCTCAGCGTCTGGGTGTTCTTCCAGGCGGGCATCGCCTTCCCAGCGGGCTGGCTGCGCGAGAAGGGCGTCCTGACGGCCCGCAGGGCCATGTTCACCGGCTCCGCGATGTGTCTGGTCGGGTTCTTCGCCCTGTCGCATCTGAGCAACGTGTGGCTGGCCGTGCTCGGCTTCGGCGTGATCGGGGGCATCGGCGCCGGGTTGATCTACGCGACCTGCATCAACATGGTCGGCAAGTGGTTCCCGGAACGCCGGGGTGCCCGTACGGGTTTCGTCAACGGCGGCTTCGCGTACGGGTCGCTGCCGTTCATCTTCATCTTCAACTACGCCTTCGACACGGCTAACTACCACCGGGTCCTGGATCTGATCGGCTGCTACATCCTGATCGTGGTCTTCGGGTGCGCGTTCTTCTTCAAGGACCCGCCGAAGAACTGGTGGCCCGCCGACATCGACCCGCTGACGTTCGCCGGTGACGCGAAGAACGCGGCGAGCCTCGCGAAGAACCCCCCAGCGGTGCGGCAGTACACACCGAAGGAGGCCGTCAGGACGGGGATGCTGCCGCTGATGTGGGTGGCCATCGTGATGACCGCGGGGGTGTCGATCTTCGGGATCTCCTTCCAGGTCGACTACGCCAAGGAGGTCGGCTTCGGGCCGCTGGTGGCCGCCTCCTCCATGGGCGTCATGGCGGTCATCAACGGTGTCGGGCGCGGGGTCGTGGGCTGGCTGTCGGACAAGTGGGGCCGCAAGTCGACCCTGGTGTTCGTCATCGTGGTGCTGGGGCTCTCCCAGTTCGGCGTGATCCTGGCGGGCGAGGTGCGGAGCGAGTGGCTGTTCCTGGTCTTCGCGTTCCTGTCCGGGTTCGGCGGCGGCGCGTTCTACCCGATGTTCGCGGCCCTGACACCGGACTACTTCGGGGAGAACTACAACGCCTCCAACTACGGTCTCGTGTACAGCGGCAAGCTGATCAGCGGTCTCTTCGGCGGCGGCCTCGGCTCCATGGTGGTCGCGGCCTGGGGCTACAACGGCGCCTACGCGCTGGCGGGCGGCGTCTCGATGGTCGCGGCCGGCATCGCGCTGCTGCTGCGGCAGCCGGGCCGCGGCGGCGAGGTGACGGCGGTCGCCCGGCCGCGCACCTCCGGCTGA
- a CDS encoding MFS transporter, whose product MRTTDGQVAVPYREVTDRHGRAYRIGESDVDLMGRARVWMAVLPWAGMAAVALAGCAFAVAGEVLHGARPWSDGRLLWPLGVWVSCQGAVALSTGRLRASGGLPARVALPLGAAATMVAGLLLVCVPDAAPARLGFAVFGGAGAGIVHATCVTTAGRWYPDRRGAATALVSGGFPYGLVPPAFLLAPRVEVHGHATVPAVLGAVGCLATASIGRLFEEPPRNWWPARIDPLRPGGAAAVRPGTARNPPAVRQFGPGEAARTPVLWLLWCCLLCAGGVGVLGLAFEVPFGRSAGFGGGVVSAALFAGAVVNGVGLGAVGLLSDRYGRRATLVVVCVALGTAQFGVPLSGRLGSQPFFLVCVLLSGLTGAAVLPLLASMTADCFGENDLAAHHGLVHSATAAAGPAVAALGAGPLGARDFHGAFVLAGSLGLASSVLALFLTAPGRPKVRRVVPNPQPLGEEMA is encoded by the coding sequence ATGAGAACCACCGATGGCCAGGTGGCCGTCCCGTACCGCGAGGTGACGGACCGCCACGGCCGGGCGTACCGGATCGGCGAGTCCGACGTCGACCTCATGGGCCGGGCACGTGTCTGGATGGCCGTCCTGCCCTGGGCGGGCATGGCGGCCGTCGCTCTCGCGGGGTGCGCGTTCGCGGTGGCGGGTGAGGTGCTGCACGGGGCGCGTCCCTGGAGCGACGGGCGGCTCCTGTGGCCGCTGGGCGTCTGGGTGTCCTGCCAGGGGGCGGTGGCCCTCTCCACCGGGCGGCTGCGGGCGAGCGGCGGCCTCCCCGCGCGCGTGGCGTTGCCGCTCGGTGCCGCGGCCACCATGGTGGCCGGTCTGCTCCTGGTGTGCGTACCGGACGCGGCGCCCGCCCGGCTCGGCTTCGCGGTGTTCGGGGGCGCGGGCGCCGGGATCGTCCACGCGACCTGTGTGACGACGGCGGGCAGGTGGTACCCGGACCGTCGGGGCGCCGCGACGGCCCTGGTCAGCGGGGGATTTCCGTACGGGCTCGTGCCGCCCGCGTTCCTGCTCGCTCCGCGCGTGGAGGTGCACGGGCACGCGACGGTCCCGGCCGTGCTGGGCGCCGTCGGGTGTCTGGCGACGGCATCGATCGGACGGCTGTTCGAGGAGCCGCCGAGGAACTGGTGGCCCGCGCGTATCGATCCGCTCCGCCCCGGCGGCGCCGCGGCCGTGCGCCCGGGGACGGCACGGAACCCGCCCGCCGTCCGGCAGTTCGGGCCGGGAGAGGCCGCCAGGACGCCCGTCCTGTGGCTGCTGTGGTGCTGTCTGCTCTGCGCGGGCGGCGTCGGCGTCCTCGGCCTCGCCTTCGAGGTGCCGTTCGGTCGGAGCGCGGGGTTCGGGGGCGGGGTCGTCTCCGCGGCACTGTTCGCCGGAGCGGTCGTCAACGGCGTCGGGCTCGGTGCCGTCGGCCTCCTCTCCGACCGCTACGGGCGGCGCGCCACGCTGGTCGTCGTGTGCGTCGCGCTCGGCACCGCGCAGTTCGGTGTGCCGCTGTCGGGCCGGCTCGGCAGCCAGCCGTTCTTCCTGGTCTGCGTCCTGCTGTCCGGCCTCACCGGCGCGGCGGTCCTCCCGCTGCTCGCGTCCATGACGGCCGACTGCTTCGGCGAGAACGACCTCGCCGCCCACCACGGCCTCGTCCACAGCGCGACGGCGGCGGCCGGCCCGGCCGTCGCGGCGCTCGGCGCGGGGCCGCTCGGCGCGCGCGACTTCCATGGCGCGTTCGTCCTGGCGGGCTCCCTGGGGCTCGCCTCCTCCGTACTGGCGCTCTTCCTGACCGCTCCGGGCCGCCCGAAGGTCCGGCGCGTCGTCCCCAACCCGCAACCGCTCGGCGAGGAGATGGCCTGA
- a CDS encoding acetate--CoA ligase family protein, which yields MAEDRKQKVRALLDAVRSEGRLALTAPEGKVIADAYGIAVPGEEVAGDVDEAVAYAARFGGPVVMKIVSPDILHKTDAGGVVVGVEGAADVRAAFHRIVTNARAYDATARVEGVQVQELLPQGQEVIVGAVTDPTFGKVVAFGLGGVLVEVLRDVTFRLAPVSADEALSMLDSVRAAEVLRGVRGQAGVDRWAVAEQIRRVSQLVTDFPEIGEVDLNPVIATPEGAVAADIRVILAERQPPPRRRYAREEILASMRRLMEPSSVAVIGASNEPGKIGNSVMRNLVDGGFAGEIHPVNPKADDILGRKAYRSVIDVPGEVDVAVFAIPARFVAAALEEVGRKKIPNAVLIPSGFAETGEIALQDEIVAIAERHGVRLLGPNIYGYYSTWHDLCATFCTPYDVKGGVALTSQSGGIGMAVLGFARTTRTGVSAIVGLGNKSDLDEDDLLTWFGQDPHTDCVAMHLEDLKDGRAFVAAARETVPRKPVVVLKAGRTAAGAKAAGSHTGALAGDDAVYDDILRQAGVIRAPGLNDMLEYARALPVLPTPRGDNVVIITGAGGSGVLLSDAVTDNGLSLMEIPPDLDAAFRRFIPPFGAAGNPVDITGGEPPSTYEATIRLGLEDPRVHALVLGYWHTIVTPPMVFAELTARVVAEFRERGIEKPVVASLAGDVEVEEACQYLYARGVVAYPYTTERPVEVLGAKYRWARAAGLLGGGS from the coding sequence ATGGCGGAAGACCGGAAGCAGAAGGTGCGCGCGCTCCTCGACGCGGTGCGCTCCGAGGGACGGCTCGCGCTGACCGCGCCCGAGGGCAAGGTGATCGCGGACGCCTACGGGATCGCCGTGCCGGGCGAGGAGGTGGCCGGCGACGTCGACGAGGCGGTGGCGTACGCGGCGCGCTTCGGCGGGCCCGTCGTGATGAAGATCGTCTCGCCGGACATCCTCCACAAGACCGACGCCGGCGGTGTGGTCGTCGGCGTGGAGGGCGCAGCCGACGTCCGGGCCGCGTTCCACCGGATCGTCACGAACGCGCGCGCGTACGACGCGACCGCGCGCGTCGAGGGCGTCCAGGTCCAGGAGTTGCTGCCGCAGGGGCAGGAGGTCATCGTCGGGGCGGTCACCGATCCGACGTTCGGGAAGGTCGTCGCGTTCGGGCTCGGCGGGGTGCTCGTGGAGGTCCTGAGGGACGTCACGTTCCGGCTGGCGCCCGTCAGCGCCGACGAGGCGCTGTCGATGCTGGACTCCGTCCGGGCGGCGGAGGTCCTGCGCGGGGTGCGGGGACAGGCGGGCGTGGACCGGTGGGCGGTCGCCGAGCAGATCAGGCGGGTGTCGCAGCTGGTGACGGACTTCCCGGAGATCGGCGAGGTCGACCTCAACCCGGTGATCGCGACCCCGGAGGGCGCGGTCGCCGCCGACATCCGCGTCATCCTCGCCGAACGGCAGCCGCCGCCCCGGCGCAGGTACGCGCGCGAGGAGATCCTCGCCTCCATGCGGCGCCTGATGGAACCGTCGTCGGTCGCCGTGATCGGCGCCTCCAACGAACCGGGCAAGATCGGCAACTCGGTGATGCGCAACCTCGTCGACGGCGGGTTCGCCGGTGAGATCCATCCGGTGAACCCGAAGGCCGACGACATCCTCGGCCGCAAGGCGTACCGGAGCGTCATCGACGTGCCCGGTGAGGTGGATGTGGCGGTCTTCGCGATCCCCGCCAGGTTCGTGGCCGCGGCCCTGGAAGAGGTGGGCCGCAAGAAGATACCCAACGCCGTGCTGATCCCCTCGGGGTTCGCGGAGACCGGCGAGATCGCCCTCCAGGACGAGATCGTGGCCATCGCCGAACGGCACGGCGTCCGGCTGCTCGGTCCTAACATCTACGGCTACTACTCGACCTGGCACGACCTCTGTGCCACGTTCTGCACGCCCTACGACGTCAAGGGCGGGGTGGCGCTGACCTCTCAGTCGGGCGGGATCGGCATGGCCGTCCTGGGCTTCGCGCGGACCACGAGGACGGGTGTGTCGGCGATCGTCGGGCTGGGCAACAAGTCGGACCTCGACGAGGACGACCTGCTGACCTGGTTCGGCCAGGACCCGCACACCGACTGCGTGGCGATGCACCTCGAGGACCTCAAGGACGGGCGGGCCTTCGTGGCGGCGGCGCGCGAGACCGTGCCGAGGAAGCCGGTCGTCGTCCTGAAGGCGGGGCGTACGGCGGCGGGCGCGAAGGCGGCGGGCTCGCACACCGGGGCGCTCGCGGGCGACGACGCCGTCTACGACGACATCCTGCGGCAGGCCGGGGTGATCAGGGCGCCCGGTCTGAACGACATGCTGGAGTACGCGCGCGCGTTGCCCGTGCTGCCCACTCCGCGCGGCGACAACGTCGTCATCATCACCGGGGCGGGCGGCAGCGGGGTGCTGCTCTCGGACGCCGTCACCGACAACGGCCTCTCCCTGATGGAGATCCCGCCGGACCTGGACGCGGCGTTCCGGCGGTTCATCCCGCCCTTCGGGGCGGCGGGCAACCCGGTGGACATCACCGGGGGCGAGCCGCCGTCGACGTACGAGGCGACGATCCGTCTGGGGCTCGAGGATCCGCGCGTCCACGCGCTCGTCCTCGGCTACTGGCACACCATCGTCACTCCCCCGATGGTCTTCGCCGAACTCACCGCGCGCGTGGTGGCCGAGTTCAGGGAGCGGGGCATCGAGAAGCCCGTGGTGGCGTCGCTCGCCGGTGACGTGGAGGTCGAGGAAGCCTGCCAGTACCTCTACGCGCGCGGGGTGGTGGCGTACCCGTACACGACCGAGCGGCCGGTGGAGGTGCTCGGCGCGAAGTACCGCTGGGCGCGCGCGGCGGGCCTGTTGGGGGGCGGTTCATGA
- the frc gene encoding formyl-CoA transferase, which produces MTGTAAKALEGIRVLDMTHVQSGPSATQLLAWLGADVVKLEAPSGDITRRQLRDLPDVDSLYFTMLNCNKRSITLNTKTPRGKEILTELIRRSDVLVENFGPGAVDRMGFTWDRVQEINPRIVYASIKGFGEGPYTDFKAYEVVAQAMGGSMSTTGFEDGPPLATGAQIGDSGTGVHAVAGILAALFQRERTGRGQRVNVAMQHAVLNLCRVKLRDQQRLAHGPLSEYPNDDFGAEVPRSGNASGGGQPGWAVKCAPGGPNDYVYVIVQPVGWRPLSELIGRPELADDPDWATPETRLPKLGKMFQLIEEWSSTLPKWEVLEKLNGHNIPCGPILSTREIIEDASLVANEMVVTVPHPERGEFVTVGSPLKLSDSPVDVTSSPLLGEHNAEVYGGELGLGDDELRLLVSDGVI; this is translated from the coding sequence ATGACCGGCACAGCGGCCAAGGCACTCGAAGGAATCCGCGTCCTCGACATGACGCACGTCCAGTCCGGACCCTCCGCGACCCAACTGCTCGCCTGGCTCGGCGCGGACGTCGTCAAACTGGAGGCACCGTCGGGTGACATCACGCGCAGGCAGTTGCGTGACCTCCCCGACGTCGACTCCCTCTACTTCACGATGCTCAACTGCAACAAGCGGAGCATCACCCTCAACACCAAGACCCCGCGCGGCAAGGAGATCCTCACCGAGCTGATCCGCCGCTCCGACGTCCTGGTCGAGAACTTCGGGCCGGGCGCGGTCGACCGGATGGGCTTCACCTGGGACCGGGTCCAGGAGATCAATCCACGGATCGTCTATGCCTCCATCAAGGGGTTCGGCGAGGGCCCGTACACCGATTTCAAGGCGTACGAGGTCGTCGCGCAGGCCATGGGCGGGTCGATGTCGACCACCGGTTTCGAGGACGGGCCGCCGCTGGCGACGGGAGCCCAGATCGGGGACTCGGGGACGGGTGTGCACGCCGTGGCGGGGATACTCGCCGCGCTGTTCCAGCGTGAGCGCACCGGGCGTGGTCAGCGGGTGAACGTGGCCATGCAGCACGCTGTGCTCAACCTCTGCCGGGTGAAGCTGCGCGATCAGCAGCGCCTGGCCCACGGCCCGCTCTCCGAATACCCCAACGACGACTTCGGCGCCGAAGTTCCCCGGTCCGGGAACGCGTCCGGCGGCGGCCAGCCCGGCTGGGCGGTCAAGTGCGCGCCGGGCGGCCCCAACGACTACGTGTACGTCATCGTGCAGCCCGTCGGCTGGCGGCCGTTGAGCGAGCTGATCGGCCGGCCCGAACTGGCCGACGACCCGGACTGGGCGACACCGGAGACCCGGCTGCCGAAGCTCGGCAAGATGTTCCAGCTGATCGAGGAATGGTCCTCGACGCTCCCCAAGTGGGAGGTGCTGGAGAAGCTCAACGGCCACAACATCCCGTGCGGGCCGATCCTGTCGACCAGGGAGATCATCGAGGACGCCTCGCTGGTCGCCAACGAGATGGTCGTCACCGTGCCGCACCCCGAACGCGGCGAGTTCGTGACCGTGGGCAGCCCGCTCAAGCTCTCCGACTCCCCCGTGGACGTGACGAGCTCGCCGCTGCTCGGCGAGCACAACGCGGAGGTGTACGGCGGTGAGCTGGGGCTCGGCGACGACGAACTGCGCCTGCTCGTCTCGGACGGAGTGATCTGA
- a CDS encoding thiamine pyrophosphate-binding protein, whose product MPDDTQDVISGGHLVAKALKAEGVDRIYTLCGGHIIDIYDGCVDEGIEVVDVRHEQVAAHAADGYARITGRPGCAVVTAGPGTTDAVTGVANAFRAESPMLLIGGQGALTQHKMGSLQDLPHVDMMAPITKFAATVPDTARAADMVSMAFRECYHGAPGPSFLEIPRDVLDAKVPAAAARVPRQGAYRASTRSAGDPDAVEKLADLLVHAEKPAVLLGSQVWTTRGTEAAVDLVRTLNIPAYMNGAGRGTLPPGDPHHFQLSRRYAFSHADVIVIVGTPFDFRMGYGKRLSPDATVVQIDLDYRTVGKNRDVDLGIVGDAGLVLSSVAEAASGRIDGGASRRKEWLDELRAVEQAALAKRLPSLRSDASPIHPYRLVSEINDFLTEDSIYIGDGGDIVTFSGQVVQPKSPGHWMDPGPLGTLGVGVPFVLAAKQARPDKEVVALFGDGAFSLTGWDFETLVRYDLPFVGIVGNNSSMNQIRYGQAQKYGPERERVGNTLGDVRYDEFARMLGGHGEEVRDPADIAPALRRARESGKPSLINVWVDPDAYAPGTMNQTMYK is encoded by the coding sequence ATGCCCGACGACACCCAGGACGTCATTTCCGGTGGTCATCTCGTTGCCAAGGCGCTGAAGGCCGAGGGGGTCGACCGCATCTACACCCTGTGCGGCGGCCACATCATCGACATCTACGACGGCTGCGTCGACGAGGGCATCGAGGTCGTCGACGTCCGCCACGAACAGGTCGCCGCGCACGCCGCCGACGGCTACGCCCGGATCACCGGCAGGCCGGGCTGCGCCGTCGTCACCGCGGGCCCCGGCACCACCGACGCCGTCACCGGCGTCGCCAACGCCTTCCGCGCGGAGTCCCCGATGCTGCTGATCGGCGGCCAAGGCGCCCTGACCCAGCACAAGATGGGCTCCCTCCAGGACCTCCCGCACGTCGACATGATGGCGCCGATCACCAAGTTCGCGGCGACCGTCCCCGACACCGCGCGCGCCGCCGACATGGTCTCCATGGCGTTCCGCGAGTGCTACCACGGGGCGCCGGGGCCCTCCTTCCTGGAGATCCCGCGCGATGTGCTGGACGCCAAGGTCCCGGCCGCCGCGGCGCGCGTGCCCCGGCAGGGCGCCTACCGCGCCTCGACCCGGTCCGCGGGCGACCCGGACGCCGTCGAGAAACTCGCCGACCTGCTGGTGCACGCGGAGAAGCCGGCCGTCCTGCTGGGCAGTCAGGTGTGGACGACCCGGGGCACCGAGGCCGCCGTCGACCTCGTCAGGACCCTCAACATCCCCGCCTACATGAACGGCGCGGGACGCGGCACCCTCCCGCCCGGCGACCCGCACCACTTCCAGCTCTCGCGCCGGTACGCCTTCTCGCACGCCGACGTGATCGTCATCGTCGGTACCCCCTTCGACTTCCGGATGGGCTACGGCAAACGCCTCTCGCCGGACGCGACCGTCGTGCAGATCGACCTCGACTACCGCACCGTCGGCAAGAACCGCGACGTCGACCTCGGGATCGTCGGCGACGCCGGACTGGTGCTTTCGTCGGTGGCCGAGGCCGCCTCCGGGCGGATCGACGGCGGGGCGTCGCGGCGCAAGGAGTGGCTCGACGAACTGCGCGCGGTCGAACAGGCCGCCCTCGCGAAGCGGTTGCCGAGCCTGCGCTCCGACGCCTCGCCGATCCACCCGTACCGGCTGGTCAGCGAGATCAACGACTTCCTCACCGAGGACTCGATCTACATCGGCGACGGCGGCGACATCGTCACCTTCTCCGGGCAGGTCGTCCAGCCCAAGTCGCCAGGACACTGGATGGACCCGGGTCCGCTGGGCACCCTCGGCGTCGGCGTGCCCTTCGTGCTGGCCGCCAAGCAGGCACGCCCCGACAAGGAGGTCGTCGCCCTCTTCGGGGACGGCGCCTTCTCCCTCACCGGCTGGGACTTCGAGACGCTCGTCCGCTACGACCTCCCCTTCGTCGGCATCGTCGGCAACAACTCCTCGATGAACCAGATCCGTTACGGCCAGGCCCAGAAGTACGGCCCGGAGCGCGAGCGGGTCGGCAACACCCTCGGCGACGTCCGCTACGACGAGTTCGCCCGGATGCTCGGCGGCCACGGCGAGGAGGTCCGCGACCCCGCCGACATCGCCCCCGCGCTCCGGCGTGCCCGCGAGTCCGGCAAGCCGTCGCTGATCAACGTCTGGGTCGACCCGGACGCGTACGCCCCCGGAACCATGAACCAGACGATGTACAAGTGA